A genome region from Candidatus Binatia bacterium includes the following:
- the recO gene encoding DNA repair protein RecO, whose amino-acid sequence MGPSQASQAIILRTRSYGESDKIVTFLSEDAGKLTGIAKGAKNSRRRFANCLDAFTRVRAYFRTRPGASLVFLESCDLLEPAGPLSDPAKFAYGSYLVELVDQLTAEGQPIRELYALLAEGLAELRQGPATAAFLRGFELRLLYHTGYDPQLQSCGRCHELVTSAASVFLDPIHGNVVCAACRAKGESMVPVAGETLAALGDLKVLPLGEARYRRFPAATAAEAAQLMGHLLALHLPRPLRSVKLIAVLR is encoded by the coding sequence ATGGGTCCATCGCAAGCCAGCCAGGCCATCATTCTGCGCACGCGGTCGTACGGTGAATCGGACAAGATCGTAACGTTCTTGAGCGAGGATGCGGGCAAGCTCACCGGTATTGCCAAAGGGGCAAAGAATTCCCGCCGCCGTTTCGCCAACTGTCTGGATGCCTTCACCCGCGTGCGCGCGTACTTCCGTACGCGCCCAGGGGCCAGTCTGGTGTTCTTGGAGAGCTGCGACCTCCTGGAACCCGCCGGACCTCTCAGCGACCCGGCCAAATTCGCCTACGGCAGCTATCTGGTCGAGCTCGTCGACCAACTTACCGCCGAGGGCCAGCCCATCCGCGAGCTCTATGCCCTGCTCGCCGAAGGGCTCGCTGAACTGCGGCAGGGGCCCGCAACCGCCGCCTTCTTGCGCGGCTTCGAGCTGCGGCTTCTCTATCACACCGGTTACGACCCGCAGTTGCAGAGCTGCGGGCGCTGCCACGAACTGGTGACCTCAGCGGCAAGCGTGTTTCTCGACCCCATACACGGCAACGTGGTGTGCGCAGCTTGTCGTGCCAAGGGAGAGTCCATGGTTCCCGTCGCGGGCGAGACGCTCGCCGCCCTGGGCGATCTCAAAGTGTTGCCCCTCGGCGAAGCCCGGTACCGCCGCTTCCCGGCCGCGACGGCTGCCGAGGCGGCGCAGCTCATGGGCCATCTGCTCGCCCTGCATTTGCCTCGACCGCTACGTTCGGTGAAACTGATCGCGGTGCTCCGATGA
- the grpE gene encoding nucleotide exchange factor GrpE, with product MSQDDVNDEKAEGTATTQEQAEGAASAPESEIEPLRQKLAEKEDEARVNHDRFLRERAELENFKKRMLREKAEALRFASEPLIRDLIPVIDNLERALECGEGDGKSVIEGVGMVVKSLLEILDRHGVKRIEALGQPFDPAHHQAMSQVESAEHEPNQVVEQHHTGYLLYDRLLRPALVTVSTRKSQDTVESEQKRD from the coding sequence ATGAGCCAAGACGACGTGAACGATGAGAAGGCGGAGGGGACTGCGACAACGCAGGAACAAGCCGAAGGTGCCGCTAGCGCGCCGGAGAGCGAAATCGAGCCACTGCGCCAGAAACTAGCCGAAAAAGAGGATGAAGCCCGGGTCAATCACGACCGTTTTCTGCGCGAGCGGGCAGAGCTGGAGAATTTCAAGAAGCGGATGCTGCGGGAGAAGGCCGAGGCGCTGCGGTTTGCCTCTGAACCGCTGATTCGGGATCTGATTCCGGTGATCGACAACCTCGAACGCGCGCTAGAGTGCGGCGAGGGCGACGGCAAGTCCGTGATCGAAGGCGTCGGCATGGTTGTGAAGTCGCTCCTGGAGATCCTCGATCGACACGGAGTGAAGCGGATCGAGGCCTTGGGGCAGCCGTTTGATCCGGCGCACCACCAAGCCATGTCCCAGGTCGAATCAGCGGAGCACGAACCGAATCAGGTGGTGGAACAACACCACACCGGCTACCTCCTCTACGACCGCTTGCTCCGCCCGGCTCTGGTAACGGTCAGCACGCGAAAAAGCCAGGATACGGTTGAAAGTGAGCAGAAGCGTGATTAA